The sequence below is a genomic window from Humulus lupulus chromosome 3, drHumLupu1.1, whole genome shotgun sequence.
gggagttagacttttcttaatttgtatgagaaatttattaaagaaaaagttaaagtatgggaaacacaattagtagctaactaaaatatggaaatgtcaaatttttttttattatagttatattttctttgattttgaagttaatttttttttccatcatttttttaattattttttcttttttttccttacttgttttttcttccattttttcctttttttttctactaatttttttctttccattttttcattattcttcttcttcttttcatttttattcttttatctatttttttctttcatttgtattgttttgttttttttttcatattttttcagtttttttattctattttttcttcatttttgtatttattattttctccttctattttttttttcttttttcacacatatgagcttcttttcttcttcttccatttttttttatttttttctaccaatttttttattcatattttttttcttttcatttttccattatttttcttctacttcttttcattgttatttattcatctatttttttcattcatcatttcttttgttttttttcatttttttttttcatttttgtacttattcttttctcattctatttcttttttttttaatttttttcacacatatattttaacattacataattattctactattttttttatttattatattttattattgtaattttttttatagttttttccactatatgtaaaaaaaattcaaataattttttttcagtattttctttttactgtaacacttataggaataccaaaatttggaaataaaactaataaaaatatgaaaacgtgaatgggtaactggttaccttcacattctttgtgtgtatatttctgagggtaactggttactttcacgttctggtgtgtgtatatttatggtttctttatggtaactaattacttatgttactaaaatcatagttacttcttcttccttttttaatgaagtgttcttccaatttttcattcaaatttgatgtttcttttcatatttaatatgagtaactcgtcacccctcttaggtaactggttacccctcttatgacaGAAAGTTAgtcatctcaggataactggttacccctcctggtgcatgttatttaacctagctctatgatttttttttaagatcaatcaagtaactggttaccctacccaggatttgaaaaaaaaaacgtacaatcttaaaaaaaacatgtttataataaataaataataattttaaaaacaattcatattacaaaaaaaaaaattacaaaacaaccaaagaaaaatttaatataaaattagtaatataaaaacaatataaaaaacaaataacaaaaaaaaaataataatcaaattacaaacatacccttccaaatttgattaagagtaaaactatggcataaatcaacttttatacaaaaatatgggaaaataaatccataaaagtgaaaattcttaaaaaaaagccatagattaacttttttttttttgaaaaaaaaccatatttttgcacactattaaaaatcccataaaaaaaatACGAAATTAAGTGTTTCACCTACTGAGTAAGAATCCGTGTTTGGTTTGTTGGACCCAAAAGTTGAGCCCATTAAAGGGCAACAGCAGATATCTCATTAAGATCGAATTTAACGAAAAAGAAAAGAACTAGCCATTTATTCAAttgaaaataattagaaaaaagtGGTTTTATTTGAGAAGAAGAAAAGTAGAGAATAAAATTAGGCAGTCTGGAATAGAAGGCGTTAAAATTTGGCGAACTGAACAGTTGTTGCACATCTTCCtcttggaagcttgggacacTCAATGAAGTCAGAACCAGAAGTGTCGACGCACAAATAAACTTGGTAAAGTTGACTATTACCATCTGAATCCTTGTTGCACTCTATTCCCGGGGCATGCCCAACTCCCTCTGTTATAGCTTCTTTAATACTCTCCAAGCTGTAAAATTTATCATTTGGTTCAATACCTGTAACAACGTCAAATTAATTAGTACAAtccacaaaagaaaaaaaaaacatattcaattaacattattaatgcttatatataaataatatatatatttatacctgCAGTTTTGAGGATATTGAGTAGGTTGGCTTTTTCCTTGAGCTTGAGACCTGCTTCGAAGTAATCATGCTGATCTAGTTCTTGCTCGGAACAAGTCCCATGCTTTACCCATTCGTGTGACCAAAATCGGTTTCCATTGCTGCTGGGGCAGCTTACGGATGGCCATTCCTTTTGCAGACGGCCCATCAAGTCTGATATCTAAGTACGTACGCAATaaacatttaaaatatattatacagTCTTCTTTATCcgattaaattaattgaaacaCAAAATTAATTACTCTAAACAAATTATTGATAACCAGTTTAGaagcattattattatttttatttcattttttctgGACCCGCCGATGCAGAAAGTACATAGGTTAAATTACCTTTTACTGAATTTACGGggctttatatttaaaaaataaaattagtagaatgtgCATCACCTTCCTTCTATTTACAAGATAAGATTGGTTCCTttaatattcatataataaataaaaagacttGCACCAAAAGCAGGGAcaagaatataaatatatatgagttaccatatagtttattatatatgaatatatgtgtgGGTGTATATAGATGAGATTGGGGTATATATAATACCTCATGTATAGAGAAGACGCTATCTGGATCACAGTTCGATGGCCATGAACCATCGTTGTAGTTTGGCCACATCCCATGTATTCCAAAATCTGCTGCTGGCTTTCCTGTTTTTGGGTAGCAACAACTATGCTGCTTTGTATCACAATATGCTCCTGGCCACTGAATGCGTatgtatttattaattatttatatatatatcaatataaattgTTAGTCTTTGAGGATGAAAGAGATTATTTCATTTCACTGTGTCTCGAATGATATACATGGAGAGCCTTTATATATAGGCTGAGTTACAATTAGTCTAGTTAGTTACAACTGAATAGAGAACAAATTAATTAACTTAATAACAGATCATAACAAACTATCCTAACTTAATCAACCTAACTGATTCCTAATAAAGATTTTAATATCATATTTATATGTATTCAAGAAGAATTTAGGACAAAGAAATATTGAATAGTAAAAGATCAAAGAGAGAGTGACGAGGGAGATCGAAAAATACAGAAGAAGCAATCgagattattaatatatattattagttAAAGATATATATGCAACATGATAATAATTAATTCATACTTACTTGTTGGACAAAGTAGAAGAAATCAAAGTTATCTTCTGAAACACAAAGGACTGAGAGATATTGTAAGATTAATAGCTTGATGATCAACACTATTGAGCTGTTGTTTCTCATGGTAATATTATTGCAATTATTAGTAGTACTtgaacactttctctctctatatatatgtatgtatatatatatatcaacaacCTTTAATTAAAGAGTTTGCTTTTTGATGATGGGATATTATGATGAGAATATGAAGTTCATACGAATACCTAGCTCTCTTTTATAAGCCAAAAAtggaacaaaacccttaaggTTGGAATCTCCTTGAAGCATATACCCCACCAAATAGTCgtgtattatataaataatattactacAACATCCTCCTACGTTTGCGTCTCCATTTGCTTCCTCGTTCGTTCAATTCCTTAATTTAAACTTTGTTTGAGACAGTTATATGCCTTTTACTTCACacattttgatgttttcttttttcttcacaaTATTGTTAGTTTAACCTTTACTTAATCAACTTTACAAACATAGTTTGGTAGcgtaattaatttaataagacAAAATGTTTGGCCACTGTTACATTCCTACTTAGTCATCATCATGCATGAGGATTGAGAACCAGCCATACACACAAAACATATCTATATGGAAAAACGTGAAAGTTCGTGGTTCTTTCTACACATTTGCATTTATACCATCATCAATTAAGTTAGTTATATGTAGacatacatatttaattattattttaagtaACTACTAGGCTAAAATATAACAAAACTATAAATGGTATTAAATAAACATTGTTGCCTTATTGTTAGactctaattatttaattactatttccattatattattatttagatCACGACATACCCACTAGCTAGCTTGTTGGACAAGTTCAAACTTTCACATTATTGCTCACAATATTTGTCAGACTCCAACAtacttatatattttgttttgtattttttttctttcattaaaactaaactaattaaaaataatttatattttatttctggATTAGCGATCCACAAGTTGTGGTATAATGTACTAAAAAAAACACGACTTAAATAAAAGGCAAGCTAGAGACAAATTCAATAGTAGTATATTATGAACGAGAGAGAAAAAAGAACTAAATAAAATATAAGAGATAGTAGTTGTAGTTATGTTATCTATGATCACATTGCGTAATGCTTAGGTCGATCGTGTATACAATTGCGTACAAGTCAGTTTTAGTAgttcaattaaattaatcaaacatTTGGCGTAAACATGTGATTTTGTCCTTCTTAGCATATTATCTGTTCATATAGTTTGTTCTACTCCCTTTATTGTCAATAGAACCTT
It includes:
- the LOC133823040 gene encoding ribonuclease 3 → MRNNSSIVLIIKLLILQYLSVLCVSEDNFDFFYFVQQWPGAYCDTKQHSCCYPKTGKPAADFGIHGMWPNYNDGSWPSNCDPDSVFSIHEISDLMGRLQKEWPSVSCPSSNGNRFWSHEWVKHGTCSEQELDQHDYFEAGLKLKEKANLLNILKTAGIEPNDKFYSLESIKEAITEGVGHAPGIECNKDSDGNSQLYQVYLCVDTSGSDFIECPKLPRGRCATTVQFAKF